From Hemitrygon akajei unplaced genomic scaffold, sHemAka1.3 Scf000044, whole genome shotgun sequence, one genomic window encodes:
- the LOC140720530 gene encoding paraneoplastic antigen Ma3-like — protein sequence MRACWRGVETSVPDEVLLRGLSAVKTFGKVEIVSRNFDFKAGTDIVLVQTSEDITGAELREDIGVPGDAGPWRLQSVGEGGAKAQRAELPAEGAGDLRERILPVLEDERKEWSDLEKLVSFRSTVKGESSELASALTSLARRAEGPRQKIRVFSGISPTPEGEEDYETWVEQTSQLLRECQCSDEEKRQRLVESLRGEAAGVVRGVKFNQLLATLKDDMEALERAFGLTGSSSGSFKTCIRMRVRSPLRTFYRLERQLNGWPRRGVIRPEQVDQFKMDQVFRGTQSEDKIAWSLRQSYKTLPPPTFVQLIRDVRGDERALRPREDSVSRVRSSVVAPVGSEENRAPPGN from the coding sequence ATGCGTGCGTGCTGGCGGGGGGTGGAGACTAGCGTACCGGATGAAGTGTTACTCCGAGGTTTGAGTGCGGTTAAAACGTTTGGCAAAGTGGAGATTGTATCGCGGAACTTTGATTTTAAGGCAGGTACAGATATAGTGttagtgcagacaagtgaggACATAACAGGGGCAGAGTTGCGAGAGGACATTGGCGTCCCCGGGGATGCGGGGCCATGGCGCCTGCAGagtgtcggggagggaggggcCAAAGCTCAGCGAGCAGAGTTGCCAGCAGAGGGGGCAGGAGATCTGAGGGAGCGGATTCTTCCGGTGCTGGAGGATGAAAGGaaagagtggtcagatttggaaaagtTGGTCAGTTTCCGTTCCACCGTGAAAGGCGAGAGCTCTGAGTTGGCCTCTGCACTTACCTCCTTAGCGAGAAGGGCAGAGGGGCCCCGCCAGAAGATAAGAGTTTTCTCGGGGATATCGCCCACTCCCGAGGGTGAGGAGGATTATGAGACATGGGTTGAGCAAACGTCACAGTTGTTGAGGGAGTGTCAGTGCTCGGATGAGGAAAAGCGACAGAGATTAGTTGAAAGTTTGCGGGGAGAGGCGGCTGGGGTAGTGCGAGGTGTGAAGTTTAACCAGCTTTTGGCCACTCTGAAGGacgatatggaggctttggaaagagcTTTTGGGTTGACTGGGAGCTCCTCGGGGAGTTTCAAAACATGTATCAGGATGAGGGTGAGAAGCCCTCTGCGGACCTTTTATCGGCTTGAGAGACAGCTTAATGGCTGGCCGCGCCGGGGAGTCATTCGGCCTGAACAGGTGGATCAGTTCAAGATGGATCAGGTATTTCGGGGTACCCAGTCCGAGGACAAGATTGCTTGGAGTCTCCGGCAGTCTTATAAAACGCTCCCTCCTCCGACGTTCGTTCAACTGATCAGAGATGTGAGGGGGGATGAGCGCGCGTTGAGGCCTCGGGAGGATTCTGTCAGCAGGGTGAGATCCTCAGTTGTAGCCCCGGTGGGGTCGGAAGAGAATCGGGCTCCACCCGGCAACTGA